The DNA region CTAGAAATCAAGTCTTAGGACTTACTGTGAAATACAATTCTGAGACTGAGTCCAGTGATGGAgaaatttcagaagaagaactTGCTGAAACATACAAGTTGTTATTCAAGAATTGGCAAGAAGCGTGTGACTACGGTAAGAAGCTGGAGAGAACTGTCAAAGgtcttgaaaatgaaaaacataatcTGCTGGATATCAATAAcaatcttcaagaggaagtatctgtgctgaaatctaaacttgaaGGTATGATAAAATCTGTACGTATGTTGAATAATGGTACTGATATGTTTGATCTGATGTTAGAAACAGGAAAGACAGCCAAGGATATGAAATGTTTGGGATATGGGAGTGACTCTACACTAGAAGAATCCAAAAAGATCACTCGTAAGTTTGTTCCAgcagaaaggaaaactgaattcaagatgTCAAACCAGATGCCACAACATTGTGTCGAACATGTGTATCAACAAATACCATATACTTACCCACAAGGCAAGAAGGCAAAGAACTTGAGTTGGAGATGCCATCATTGTGGAATATATGGAcatataaggccctactgttaTAGATTGTATGGATTTCCTCATCAACATGATCAACCAAGGACCAATTCACATGTtcaagcaaggaaagagtggaaaccTAGAGGGCTTAAAGAGAAAAAGATTGTGAAGGCTCCTAGTCATTTTCCCAAAACCAACAAGGATGTTGCTGCTGTACTAAATAAGAAGGAAGGAAAGAAGGAAAATTTGCATACCCAGACAAGATCTCTGAAGTGGAAGAAAGTTTCTGTTAATGATTCAGAGACAAATGTTGAACCAGATGTGCAGAACATTGTGCCCACTGCTAGAAAACAGATAAGTGGCAAGGGAGTTCTTGTTAATGTTCCCCCTGCTCCTCTGGATAATGTGTCATTCCATCCTGAAGcaaatgttcagaagtggaaatCTGTGTGTCAGGAAAAGATTGGTTGTGAGAAAGAGTGTAGTCAAGAAGCTATGAAGTGCAAGGATATCATGGAATTTCTTGCTGATGTTGGGTTGTCATAACTCTATGACTATCTGTTATGTACACTTTGGCTGTCTACAATAGTCATCTCTGGTAAGCATTTGTGGATTTAGTCTTAACATGTTTCCTGGTTTCATCTAGCTACCTTTGTCAAattgtgctaataagggggagtaatAGTATTAATAGTATGTGTAGTTTCTGCTGCTGTGTTTTAGAGTAGCATCTTGCTGCTTATAGGGTGTTAAGTGTGTGCTGCTGTGCTGAACTCTGATATGGTTTTAATACTGCACTGAGTATGGAGTATGGTTCTGAGGTTGTGTTTGTGCATAGCTACTGCAAATAGCTATGTTGAAGTGTGCTACCTTGATATATTCTGGTTACTCTTCTCTGATGATTCAAGCTGCAAGTATTCTGAAGAGTTTTTAtggtagtggattgtattagctaaaatttgacaaagggggagattgttgttcctttgttatgattgtctgcattttagctaatgttgtTTGAGTACTGCTGTTTGTGCATGTTTGGCCTTCAGTTCATGTTTTAGCCAAaatttgccaaagggggagattgtagttctttttcttggctgcattttgctcaaaacatgatgtgcaaccatatgttccaacatctggaACAACATGGTGTGTTTACGTATGTTGGTGGTTCAAtcgctgaaatcaagttatttgttgGGCTGCTGACTGTAAGGGGATTCAGAAGATTTATcctatgctgtgcgttttatcttctgaaggcgtgtttgttttaatcttggctgaagtaacaagattgataatGTGTGAACCAAGTatatctcaaagtttgaatttaaacttacttggttctgttattttattctggtaagatttgattccttgaagattctttccagaagtgctgTTGTGGACTCTATGGCGTtcggcccattgaagatccaagcctcacgtgaacgtctatataaaggagTTTATAAACCCTAGCAAAATAGGGATTCTGAGCGTGATATACTGATCTTAGGGTTTATTATTTGAGTCCTGTTGTGAGTATTGTAACAACTTAGTGATTCCTGTGCTATTGCAAGTACTAAGTTGatatgtttagttgagttgtaatctcatcaaacttgtttattgataaacatgtcttgatcgctgtggcagtggtctttaggggttagagaaagttttctcatagcttagaggagaagggctaagctagattcacttgttgtaatagtggtagacattgaagaggctctatactaagggggagtacttaggtataggagggactttcatgtatgacctgagagctattactAAGATAGTggattgactcctggattggtatcctccagacgtaggtgttttgacaccgaactgggttaacaattctctgtGTTTTTTAGTGATTTATTGTTGCTACTGTGTTGTTTCTACTGTATTAAACGTGTGGCTTAATTTCtgtactgttgtgcaattgtggaaccgattgtcccaacatcgcgttcgacatctgtcctgtgtgCAAACCAGAATTTCAAGACCCAATGGAAAACCGGAAATCCGAAAATTCCTCTTTCGAACGCACTCTTGTAGTGTGTGTCTATCGCACATACCCATGGAGCGACGTAAACGCACCTTGAACATGCGTTAGGTGTTCAAGGTACGATTAAGTAGTGCCAAAGTTGATGGCCCAGTGTCTGACTATACATAGGAAAGGCACATATACGCACTTAGTTAACTGCGTTAGGCGCGCAGTTACAAAGTGCGTAATATGCGTCGCTCTTTGAAAAGGCATTACCATCGCACACTGAAAGTGCGTTGGTCACGCAGTCTTAAAGGGCGAGATTATGTAGAAACTTGACAGAAAGAAACAGAAACTccaacagaaacagaaacttcAACAGAAACATAAATGTTACATTATAATGTATCATTGATACATTACAACTAATATGAAAATTTGCAAATGGACTACTACAACATCACGAAACTAATCTTCAGCGAGGTTTATGATTCCATCGATCTTATGTATGTCTACATTTGCCTTTCGATAGAGTTTGTTGAATAGGGCCATGCGATCAGGTATGGTAGCTGCCAACCACGAGCATCAACAGTACAATGATACATCCACTGTGGTTTAACCGTTGGCAAAGGAAAGTCACTTGAAATAAACGCCTACAAAATGATCAATTATATTGTTAAGCATCTCATCAATTTCATGTAATGTAAGGTAAATTCATACTAAATGTAATATTGATCAGTACATTCACCCAGTGGTTGTTGTTGACAAGGAGTAAACATATAATCTGGTGCTCTGACTGATGTAGCACTGGACCGGTGAGAGGGAAGTAGGTGGCACCCCCTCGATTCGACAAGGTCACGAACACAATCTGGTACATCGTAGCAACAATGTGGCCCATATCCGGCACGCATAACCACTTCTCCTCCGTTGCAAACTCATTTGGAGCAAGATGTAAGGCTTGTAGTACTTTTTCGTAATGTATGTTGGTGTCATACATACCATGATAAACACCTTGCCGTAATCTAAGCTCCTTTATCATGTCTTGTCGAACTTGACGTCAATTTTGTTCTCCCTTACCCATCAAGGAAGCAATGCATCTATATCCACAAttcccatcatcttcaacattctGAATGCAATGACATATTCACGGAGGAATTCGGGCACTTCATGGATGTAGTTGGCCGAGTAAACCTTTCCTTTAGGGTGCTGTGGCGGGAGTTTAGCTGAGTTGCTTGCAATccttttgcttctcttcttaggtGTAGATTGCTTCAAAGGAATGCTCTTCCGTTTTGCCGACCGGGTCTTACGCCCCTTGCCTTGTGGAGCTGATGAGTTGCTAGCTTGCTTTGACCCAGCTATTGCATCAGCATTCTCCCAAGATGAAGGAATGCGTCTGGTAGAACCCTTAGGTTCATTGGGCCGACCCCTTGTAGGCAACTTGTTTGGAAGAGGACACATAGAAGTCTGATCCGGGTATGCAATCACCCGAAGCCTCTCTTTGATAGCTTGTCTTCTCATAACATTAGCTTCTTCAAACATCTTTGCAATGACCTCTAACTCTGTCGCAATGCTCAATCCCAAAACAGGTTGGGATTCATCAGGTGCAGATGTTGATGTAAGCCTCCTCCAATGTTGGTCAACTTCCGTCAATAGAATAGTGGTCATCCTACCAATCTGACATGAACAAGGCAGGCCGTGTGTCATCCTCATAGTGCAGCCGCATTTTCCAACGCGCGCTTTCTCCTTTGCGATCAACATGAGCGCATATCTTGAGACTACACCACGCAGGTTGTCGTACAACTTCTCCTTAAATGTGTGCTCTCTGATGAAGATACTTGCCTGAAAAGTAGCATTAATCCTTGTATGCTGGAGCAGTGTGCACCTATGTATAGCTGCCCAAGCCGCACACATGTCACTCTTGTTATCTTTGATGCACGCTTTCAGTTTTGCGTGTGCACCTTCAACCCTGTGCAAAGTTATAACATTAACATTAATACATACTTAATGAATGTAGCATACTTAATAAAATATTAGTGTCTAAGAATGTACCTGTTTGTAGTTGTGTTATCCATGTGCATATAATGATCAATCGCATACTTCACAAACTTGTGCTTAAACGGAAACCATAATGTAATGCATGAGGTCAGAGTGCTCCCCAACAAGTGAACGTAAGAAGTCCATGCTCGCATTAAACTCCTCCGCTGACTCGGCATACATGACTCTATTCCATGCGTCCCCGACATCATCCCACATCTCCTTGTCTTCGATAGTGAGCTTGCACTTTTCCTTCACACACTTAGCAATATGGAATTGGCATAGCAAGTGAGCTGCTGTAGGGTATGCGGTTGTAACTGCGTTCATCAAAGCAGTGTCTTTGTCAGTAACCATGACTTTAGGCATGCCCTCCTCCCTAAGTAGCAACCCCCTTAGTTTTTGAAGTGCCCATGTAACTTCAGGTTCACGCTCATTGCACATGTAGCCAAAACCGATGGTGTATGTGAATCCAATTGATGTCATACCAACCATCTTTAGCAATGATATCCTATACTTGTTGTTCTTGTACGTGCTATCAAGCAAGACAACAGTAGAAATTGGTTGAACAAGTGGATGGAAACTGGATGGGCCCAGAATAAGGACCGGATCACCGTGGAACACTCTTCAGTTCTGGACTAGTGCGTGTACTTGTCTTCCTCCAACAACCTCATCAAGTGCTGCATCTCTGACAATTGTCCCCTCTTGGCCCTAATGTATGCCATCCGCTCATTGTACACTTGTCTTATGGTAGTCAGATTCTGAGGGTTGACATCCTTCAATGCCAGCAACATGTTACCTGGCTTGACTTTATTGTCAACCATTTTACCCACCATATCCTTTTCTTGACTTGTAAGGCGACCAGCATAGGCATGGCCAACCAGAGTCTCGGCTGGCGCATGGTTGTGGTCTCCACGTACTACAGTCAACCTCTACAAACCATCTTCTGATGTGTATCTCGCCTTGAGCCTGAATGGACAATCACATTTCTTGGTTCCTGTCCCCTTCCGCATCAGCACAGGCTTGTACGATTTGTACTTGCCGCTCATCTCGCACACCAAAATAACCAACTGTCTGCCTTTACTCCCACGACCCTTGCTCCCACAATCATACCTTCTAATAATGATCACAAAGCCTAGTTGCTTTCCTACATTCTTAGCCCAATCCAAAAGCTCATCCCGAGTAGCAAAAACCTACAGAATATTAACACATATACACATCACATATAAATTCAACTTATTTGACATAAACTCACTCATTGGTTATGAAAATACTCTGTCTGTGGTAAATTGTTCTGTGTAGTCCGCTACAATTGGCACATCATGTCGATCTTCTACATTGGCTAATTGTCTTTCTTCCACCCGTTCTTGTGGCATGTCCACTTCATATGACTTAGGGAGACTCATTCTGAAATGCAAAACGAAATTCACAAATTGTTTACTATTTCTGTTAC from Lotus japonicus ecotype B-129 chromosome 2, LjGifu_v1.2 includes:
- the LOC130736381 gene encoding uncharacterized protein LOC130736381, with amino-acid sequence MIKELRLRQGVYHGMYDTNIHYEKVLQALHLAPNEFATEEKWLCVPDMGHIVATMYQIVFVTLSNRGGATYFPLTGPVLHQSEHQIICLLLVNNNHWVNAFISSDFPLPTVKPQWMYHCTVDARVSVSVGVSVSFCQVST
- the LOC130736382 gene encoding uncharacterized protein LOC130736382; amino-acid sequence: MVDNKVKPGNMLLALKDVNPQNLTTIRQVYNERMAYIRAKRGQLSEMQHLMRLLEEDNTYKNNKYRISLLKMVGMTSIGFTYTIGFGYMCNEREPEVTWALQKLRGLLLREEGMPKVMVTDKDTALMNAVTTAYPTAAHLLCQFHIAKCVKEKCKLTIEDKEMWDDVGDAWNRHKFVKYAIDHYMHMDNTTTNRVEGAHAKLKACIKDNKSDMCAAWAAIHRCTLLQHTRINATFQASIFIREHTFKEKLYDNLRGVVSRYALMLIAKEKARVGKCGCTMRMTHGLPCSCQIGRMTTILLTEVDQHWRRLTSTSAPDESQPVLGLSIATELEVIAKMFEEANVMRRQAIKERLRVIAYPDQTSMCPLPNKLPTRGRPNEPKGSTRRIPSSWENADAIAGSKQASNSSAPQGKGRKTRSAKRKSIPLKQSTPKKRSKRIASNSAKLPPQHPKGKVYSANYIHEVPEFLREYVIAFRMLKMMGIVDIDALLP